A genomic window from Salvia hispanica cultivar TCC Black 2014 chromosome 5, UniMelb_Shisp_WGS_1.0, whole genome shotgun sequence includes:
- the LOC125188791 gene encoding thioredoxin-like fold domain-containing protein MRL7L, chloroplastic translates to MALHAMEPIHHCAWPLQVLCLPAHERCLIRFPSYSVTSLTRKSIRCCMGSSNTRHVKKFNGPLRMQDISNRGSRVNVSKVEELLRMGEGDGDDDEEGSGGKDEDKDSFVMDEDERKEWRQKIREVMSRIPDDADEETDMLEKRKRMQKLLAEYPLVVEEEDPDWPEDADGWGFSLGQFFNKISIKNVKKEDDENYDSENEIVWKDDDYIRPIKDITTAEWEEAIYKDISPLVVLVHNRYKRPKENEKIREEIDKAVQIIWNCRLPSPRCVAIDANTEFDLVSALKVSVFPEIIFTKAGKILYREKAIRTADELSKIMAFFYFGAAKPPCLSGIKSMEEAIPTVEIRSQHL, encoded by the exons ATGGCTCTACATGCAATGGAGCCAATTCACCACTGCGCATGGCCGCTGCAAGTTCTGTGTTTGCCTGCTCATGAGAGATGTTTGATAAGGTTTCCTTCTTATTCTGTGACTTCTCTGACACGGAAAAGCATTCGTTGCTGCATGGGATCCTCCAATACAAGGCATGTAAAGAAATTCAATGGGCCACTGCGGATG CAGGATATTAGCAACCGAGGCAGTCGAGTAAATGTTTCCAAAGTGGAGGAACTGCTACGGATGGGTGAGGGGGATGGAGACGACGACGAAGAAGGATCAGGGGGGAAGGATGAAGATAAGGATTCATTTGTAATGGATGAAGATGAGAGAAAGGAGTGGCGGCAGAAGATAAGAGAAGTCATGAGTAGGATTCCTGATGATGCCGATGAGGAGACTGATATGctagagaaaaggaaaaggatgCAGAAGCTTCTAGCAGAATACCCTCTTGTCGTTGAGGAGGAGGATCCAGATTGGCCCGAGGATGCTGATGGCTGGGGTTTCAGCTTGGGTCAATTCTTCAACAAGATCagcataaaaaatgtcaaaaaggAAGACGATGAGAATTATGAcagtgaaaatgaaatagtgtGGAAGGATGATGATTATATTCGTCCGATCAAAGATATAACAACTGCAGAGTGGGAAGAGGCTATCTATAAGGACATCAGCCCTTTAGTCGTTCTTGTTCACAACCGTTACAAAAG aCCAAAGGAGAATGAAAAGATCCGGGAGGAAATAGATAAAGCTGTGCAGATCATATGGAACTGCAGGCTGCCATCACCAAGA TGTGTTGCAATAGATGCTAACACAGAGTTTGATTTGGTCTCTGCGCTGAAAGTATCTGTATTCCCAGAGATCATTTTCACTAAAGCTGGGAAAATTTTATACCGTGAGAAAG CAATCCGAACAGCTGATGAGCTGTCTAAGATAATGGCTTTCTTTTACTTCGGAGCAGCCAAGCCCCCATGTTTAAGCGGGATTAAGAGCATGGAAGAAGCGATTCCCACCGTTGAAATCAGAAGTCAACATCTGTAG
- the LOC125188790 gene encoding uncharacterized protein LOC125188790 has product MGNYCVSLAIVLAVIQAAIVADAVRMKSDLLCSQCKACDTDKCPPSDAYPHMTAFDDSLIAGALQSDYVKYEDRGVYSVPNVIGGVSTNNNSYFGWESTSGSASGYHRFRNYMDKCSDESYLSVDRHGRVKLRALKKLSNISEADWKSINPPKKLNHRAFRFWVSHSTGKCLTVFEEKSKKRTLGVADCEFDGSNPFQLFAFRFHYHKAFCCCGKYNE; this is encoded by the exons ATGGGAAACTACTGTGTTTCTCTAGCTATAGTCCTAGCTGTCATTCAAGCAGCCATTGTTGCTGATGCTGTGCGTATGAAGAGTGATCTTCTTTGCAGCCAATGTAAAGCATGTGACACGGATAAGTGTCCTCCTAGTGATGCATATCCTCACATGACTGCTTTTGATGACTCCTTAATCGCTGGCGCATTGCAGTCTGACTATGTCAAGTACGAAGATAGAGGTGTTTACTCGGTGCCTAATGTTATAGGTGGGGTGTCGACTAACAACAACTCCTATTTTGGCTGGGAATCTACCTCTGGTTCAGCTTCTGGCTATCATAG ATTCAGGAACTACATGGATAAATGCTCTGATGAGAGCTATCTTTCAGTAGACAGGCACGGTAGAGTGAAACTACGAGCATTAAAGAAGCTGAGTAATATATCAGAGGCAGACTGGAAATCAATCAATCCACCCAAGAAACTGAACCACCGTGCATTCAGATTCTGGGTTTCTCATAGTACAGGAAAATGCCTTACGGTTTTTGAGGAGAAGTCAAAGAAACGTACCTTAGGAGTTGCTGATTGTGAATTTGATGGCTCTAACCCGTTTCAGCTGTTTGCCTTCCGCTTCCATTATCATAAGGCTTTCTGCTGCTGCGGAAAGTACAATGAATGA
- the LOC125188792 gene encoding uncharacterized protein LOC125188792 yields MEGLIPFVYKSLKKSQTRRKYECLSSGAAEQPYNIADFYMTDNLLDREYIGRRGSATPGPQDTQSGHRGAHHRRCSSVVIEGGRGFASDGSAHPPPKKQIVRFRSHRMLSCITGA; encoded by the coding sequence ATGGAAGGATTGATTCCATTTGTATACAAGTCACTGAAAAAGAGCCAGACTCGCCGGAAATACGAATGCCTCTCTTCCGGTGCTGCAGAGCAGCCATACAACATCGCTGACTTCTACATGACAGACAACCTCCTTGATCGAGAATACATCGGCAGAAGAGGGTCTGCCACGCCCGGTCCCCAAGATACACAGTCGGGCCACCGTGGGGCCCACCACCGGCGTTGCAGCTCTGTGGTGATCGAAGGTGGCCGTGGTTTTGCATCAGATGGCAGTGCTCATCCTCCCCCTAAGAAGCAAATTGTGAGGTTTAGAAGCCACAGGATGCTGTCATGCATAACTGGtgcatga